From the genome of Cryptococcus depauperatus CBS 7841 chromosome 1, complete sequence, one region includes:
- a CDS encoding dihydropteroate synthase, producing MPPDSINISSLTLHLRRGLGPSAFHLSPPPPCPALLSLSINLIQDSVSTTAEGDSMVGLGVNYSAITKAVYALASDTEAEWEEPWQLMEAVSQIPLQLDDVESVNIRLGLPKALLHALEVVYEAKFTKDGQQFDRSCTIRDLKLVSIIGLHSYEQREKQRLELDIKIVGCDWKIWNHKGFADDAYNFVSDSTYGTIESLNHELGNHLLKSQYLGKHSKPHLSITVRKPSAIPFAMPSITIHRSQKDYPPTIGLTNKHEQTRVFVAVGSNIGDRVENILRAIRMLEENGCKLVDTSRLYESEPMYVEDQDRFVNGVLEVQTSLEPLELLRLLKRTEKTVGRVKTFTNGPRVIDLDLIFYGDQHIKLGEETDAEDEYGVRWLECPHKSLREREFVLRPLADIDPDFKHPSLKQSISLLLSKLPKVHPPALLPIIPLHGSASPLCLSVPSNPYTMAIFNATPDSFSDGDSARTNAKLALQSVENLLDSSYPPAILDIGGMSTRPGSEPCSEQEEISRVVPLIRAIRSSLNTPLSSIPISIDTYRSSVAKAAIEAGASMINDVRGGREPGMLKVMAEADVPLVLMHSRGDSKSMTKREMQIYSQHGGVVKGLQAEMLETVNKALLHGVKRWNIILDPGLGFAKSQTDSLSLLKHLASFKNPESELKDYPILVGGSRKGFVGATIGREVPTERTYGDAAVTAWCATSGIVDILRVHEPREMGEVIKMISAIQNA from the exons ATGCCTCCAGATAGTATAAATATATCATCTTTGACGCTCCATCTTCGTCGTGGTTTAGGTCCGTCAGCCTTTCACCTTAGCCCTCCACCACCATGTCCTGCCCTGCTTTCCTTGTCAATTAACCTAATTCAAGACTCTGTCTCAACCACAGCTGAAGGAGATAGTATGGTAGGACTAGGCGTTAACTATTCAGCTATTACGAAAGCTGTTTATGCTCTAGCAAGTGATACGGAAGCAGAGTGGGAAGAACCATGGCAGCTGATGGAGGCGGTAAGCCAAATTCCATTACAACTTGATGATGTCGAAAGCGTCAACATCCGATTGGGACTACCAAAAGCTCTGTTACATGCTTTGGAGGTAGTCTACGAAGCAAAGTTTACTAAAGATGGGCAACAATTTGACAGAAGCTGTACTATCAGAGACCTCAAACTGGTTTCCATCATTGGACTTCACAGCTACGAGCAGAGAGAGAAACAGAGACTTGAGCTGGATATCAAAATTGTAGGCTGCGACTGGAAGATTTGGAACCACAAAGGCTTCGCAGATGATGCTTATAAT TTTGTCTCCGACTCTACATATGGAACGATCGAGTCCCTCAACCATGAACTTGGAAaccatcttctcaaaagtCAATATTTGGGGAAACATTCCAAGCCACATTTGTCAATAACCGTCCGCAAACCGTCTGCTATACCATTTGCAATGCCCAGTATCACTATTCATCGGTCACAAAAGGATTACCCTCCCACCATTGGACTTACGAATAAACATGAGCAGACGAGAGTTTTCGTTGCTGTTGGATCAAACATAGGCGATAGAGTAGAAAACATCTTGCGCGCCATTAGGATGCTTGAAGAGAACGGTTGCAAGTTGGTTGATACGAGTAGGTTGTATGAGAGCGAGCCTATGTATGTTGAGGATCAAGACAGATTTGTCAATGGTGTACTCGAG GTCCAAACTTCCCTTGAACCTTTGGAGCTCCTCCGTCTGTTAAAACGCACTGAGAAGACAGTTGGACGAGTCAAGACATTCACAAATGGTCCGCGTGTTATTGACCTTGATTTGATATTTTATGGTGACCAGCATATCAAATTAGGTGAGGAAACAGATGCAGAAGACGAATATGGTGTAAGATGGCTTGAATGTCCACATAAGAGCTTGAGAGAAAGGGAATTTGTCTTGAGACCATTGGCAGA TATTGATCCAGATTTCAAGCATCCTTCGCTCAAACAATCCATCTCGCTATTGCTTTCCAAGCTACCAAAAGTACATCCGCCTGCGCTCTTGCCTATCATACCGTTACATGGCAGTGCGTCTCCTCTTTGCCTTTCGGTTCCTTCCAACCCGTATACTATGGCCATCTTCAACGCTACCCCAGACTCATTTTCCGACGGTGACTCGGCACGAACCAATGCAAAACTCGCTTTGCAATCCGTCGAGAATCTGTTGGATAGCTCTTATCCTCCAGCTATACTCGATATTGGCGGCATGTCCACTCGGCCTGGGTCAGAGCCATGTTCagaacaggaagaaatttCCCGTGTTGTTCCTCTCATCCGAGCCATCCGGTCTTCTCTCAACACACCCCTTTCCTCCATTCCCATCTCGATCGACACATATCGTTCGTCCGTAGCCAAGGCAGCTATAGAAGCTGGCGCATCCATGATCAACGATGTACGTGGCGGAAGAGAGCCAGGTATGCTCAAAGTCATGGCTGAAGCCGATGTGCCTCTTGTGCTTATGCATTCAAGGGGCGACTCTAAAAGCATGACCAAAAGGGAAATGCAGATCTACAGTCAGCATGGAGGGGTTGTCAAGGGATTACAAGCCGAAATGTTGGAAACAGTCAACAAGGCTTTGCTGCATGGGGTCAAGAGGTGGAATATCATTCTTGATCCTGGACTTGGTTTCGCCAAATCGCAAACAGATAGCCTCTCCCTTCTCAAGCATCTCGCGTCATTCAAGAATCCTGAGAGCGAATTGAAAGACTACCCTATACTTGTTGGAGGCAGTAGGAAAGGTTTTGTAGGAGCGACTATCGGGAGAGAGGTG